The DNA sequence CCCGGTGTGCCCGACAAGGCACCGATGATCGCGGCGGCGCGCGCGCAGGGCATCCCGGTCATCAGCGAGATCGAACTGGCTTACCGCTACTGCAAGGGCTCCATCGTGGGCATCACCGGCAGCAACGGCAAGACCACCACCACGCTGCTCACGCATCACATCCTCTCACGCGCCGGATTGGATGTGGCGGTGGGCGGCAACGTGGGCAACAGTTTCGCCGCGCTCGTGGCCGATGGCGACCATGCGTGGTACGTGGTCGAGCTGAGCAGCTTCCAGCTCGACGGCATCCGCGACTTCCGTCCGCGCATCGCCATGCTGCTCAACATCACACCCGACCATCTGGACCGTTACGACGGCCGCATGGAGCGCTATGTGGCGAGCAAGTTCCGCATCGCCATGAACCAGGGTCCGGACGACCATTTCATCCACGGCGACGACGATGCCGAGGTCGCCGCGGGCATGCGCATCCATCCGGTGGCCGCGCGCCGCTGGCCTTTTTCCATCGAACACCCCATCACCGAGGGCGCCTGCCTGAAGGACGATCACATCCACATCACCACCAACCGAACCACATTCAGCATGTCCATCACCGAACTGGCCCTGCAGGGCAAGCACAACGTGTACAACTCCATGGCCGCCGGCATCGCCGCGCGCGTGCTGGAACTGCGCAATGAGGTCGTGCGCGAAAGCCTCAGCGATTTCCAGAACGTGGAGCACCGCCTGGAACACGTGGCCCAGGTGAACGGCATCGAGTTCATCAACGACTCGAAGGCGACCAACGTGAACTCCGCGTGGTACGCTTTGGAGAGCATGGACAAACCGGTGATCTGGGTGGCCGGCGGCGAGGACAAGGGCAACGACTACGGCGCGCTGATGGAGCTGGTGCGCGCCAAGGTGAAGGCCATCGTGTGCCTGGGGGTGGACAACGCCAAGCTGCTGAAGGTCTTCGGGCCCCTGGGTCTGCCCATGCCCGAGGCGCGCAGCGCCGAACAGGCCGTGCAGGCCGCCTATGACCTGGCCGAACCCGGTGATGTGGTGCTGCTGAGCCCGGCCTGCGCCAGCTACGACCTGTTCGAGAACTACGAGGACCGCGGGCGCCGCTTCAAGGCCGCCGTGCGCGCATTGTGAAACCAACACGACCGGACGACATGGACAGCCAGAACATACACGCCCAGCTTCGCATCGTGGGCGGGCAGTTGGTGGAGGCACGCCGCGCGGCGCTCGCCTCGCAGGCCTCCGCACCGCACCACCTGGAACCCGTGGCCTCCTTGGGCGACGCGCTCTACGTGAACGATTCGCGCTCCACCTTCCTCGACGCCACGTTGGCTTCCATCGCCGAGTTGGACCGGCCCGTGGTGTGGATCGCCGGGGCTTGGAACGAGGACATGGACGCGCCGCATGTGCGCCAGCTGCTGGAGAACCGCGTGCAGGCCACCGTGCTCTTCGGCCCGCAGCCCGACCATGTGCTCGCCCTGGTGCCTGAGCGTCTGCTCCACGCCGATGATCTGCGCACGGCCGTCTTCCTCGCGCGTGAACTGGCGCGTGCCGGCGACGTGGTGCTCTTCAGTCCCGCATGCCCCAGCGGCAACGGCTTCGCCAACTACGAGGAGCGCGGCGCCGAATTCAAACGCGCTGTTCGCGACCTCTGATCCAACCTCCGACCACCCGTGACAGCCCTCCTCAACCGCCTGCCCGGCGACCGCGTCATCTGGATGACGGCCATCTTCCTGGGCCTCATCAGTCTGCTGGCGGTGTACAGCTCCATCAGCTCGCTGGCATTCACGCGCGAGGGCGGAAGCACCACGCATTTCCTGGTGAAGCATGGGTTGATGCTGCTGAGCGGCGGTGTGATCATGTTCTACGCTGGCCGACTGCGATTCGGGATCTGGTCGCGCTTGTCCAAACTGCTCATCGGGCTCACGGCGGTGCTGCTGTTGCTCACCCTGGTACTGGGGTCGAACATCAACGATGCCAGCCGCTGGATCACCATACCCATCATCAACCAGAGTTTCCAGACGAGCGACCTGGCCAAGGTGGTGCTCATCACCTACCTGGCGCGCGTGCTGGGCAAGCACCATGGTGAACCCTGGACGCTGCGCGATGTGGTGCTGCGTCTGATGCTGCCCATCGGGGTGATCTGCGGGTTGATCCTCCCGGCCAACTTCTCCACCGCCGCCGTGCTCTTCCTCACCTGCCTCATCCTCATGTTCGTGGGCCAGGTGCCCTTGAAGTGGATCGGCGTCACGGTGGGTGCCGCGCTCGCCGCGATGCTGACGCTGGTGGCGGTGAACGAGGCGCTCGGCGCGATCGACCCCAAGCTGGAATTCCTGCCGCGCGTGAGCACCTGGGAGAAGCGCCTGCGCGTGCATGGCGACGACGGCAACGTGGCGAACTACCAGGTGGAGCACGCCAAGATCGCCATCGCCAGCGGCGGGCTGTTGCCCAACGGACCGGGCAGCGGCGCATCACGGAACTGGCTGCCGCACCCCTACTCCGACATGATCTACGCCTTCATCGTGGAGGAGTACGGCAGCCTCTTCGGCGGGCTCGGCCTCATTCTGCTCTATCTCATCCTGCTTTTCCGCGCGGTGCGCATCGCGGGCCGCTGCCCCAAGCCCTTTGGCGCGCTCGCCGCCGTGGGTCTCTCGCTCATGCTCGTGCTGCAGGCCATGGTGAACATGGCCGTGGCGGTGAACCTGGTGCCCGTTACCGGCCAGCCGCTGCCCCTGGTGAGCATGGGCGGCACGTCCATCTGGTTCACCTGCCTTGCCATCGGCATCGTGCTCAGTGTGAGCCGTGCCATCGAAACGGATCCGAACACCGAAGACAAACATGTCCGCCGTGCCCGCACAGCAGCCGCTTAGGGTGATGATCGCCGGTGGAGGCACCGGTGGTCACATCTTCCCCGCGATCGCCATCGCCAACGCGGTGCGCGAGCGTGAGGCGGGGACGGACTTCCTTTTCGTGGGAGCCGAAGGCCGCATGGAGATGGAGAAGGTGCCCGCGGCGGGCTACCGCATCGAATCATTGCCGATCCGTGGTTACCAACGCGGCGATCCGTTGCGCAATCTGGGTCTGCCTTGGCGCCTGCTGCGCAGCATGTTCAAGGCGCGCCGGCTGGTGAAGCGCTACCGTCCGCATGTGGCGGTGGGCGTGGGCGGCTACGCGAGCGGACCGCTCCTGGCCGCCGCGCAGCGCATGGGCGTTCCCACCCTGATCCAGGAGCAGAACAGTTATCCGGGCCGCACCAACATGCTCCTCGCCAAGCGTGCGCAACGCATCTGCGTGGCCTATGCGGGCATGGAGAAGTATTTTCCGAAGGAGAAGCTGTTGCTCACCGGCAATCCGGTGCGGCAGGACGTGGTGCGTCTCGCGGGCAAGCGGCCTCGGGGCCTGGAGCATTTTGGCCTCACGGATGGAAAGCCCGTGTTGTTCATCACCGGCGGCAGTCTCGGCGCGCGCGGCATCAACCATGGCGTGGAAGCGGCGCTCGCAGCCTGGATGACGTCGGGTGTGCAGGTGATCTGGCAGACCGGCAAGCCCTTCTTCGAGCAGGCGCGCAAGGCGGTGGACGCACTCGGCTATGCCGACTGCAAGGTGATGGCCTTCGTGGACCGCATGGACCTGGCCTATGCCGTGGCCGATCTGGTGGTGGCACGCGCGGGGGCGATCAGCGTGAGTGAGTTGTGCCTGGTGCACAAGCCCGCCATCCTGGTGCCGCTGCCCACCGCCGCCGAAGACCACCAGACGCACAACGCACGCGCCCTCACCGACCGCGGGGCCGCCGTGTTGCTGCGCGACGATGAGGCCGTGGAGAAGCTCGGCACCACCGTGCTGGACCTGATACGGAACAAGGAAGCACTGGACCGCCTCGCGCTCGCCATCGCGGGCATGGGCACACACAACGCCGCCGAAGCCATCGCCGCCGAGGTGATCAGGATCGCGAAACGATGAAGGACCTGCGCGGACATATGCTCTTCTTCATCGGTGTCGGTGGCATCGGCATGAGCGGCCTGGCGCGCTACTTCCGCCGGCAGGGCGCCACGGTGGCGGGCTACGACCGCACGCCCAGCGAGCTCACGAACCAGCTGCAGAGCGAAGGCATCCACGTGCAGTTCGCCGAGGACCACGCGCTCATCCCGGACGAGTTCCGTGACGCCCCTGCCGAGGTGATGGTGGTGCGCACGCCCGCCGTGCCTGGCGACAGTCCGTTGCTGCGCTGGTGGGAGGAACGTGGCGCACGGATCCTGAAACGCGCCGAGGTGCTTGGCATGGTGACGCACGACCGCCGCACGGTGGCCGTGGCCGGCACACATGGCAAGACCACCGTGAGCACCATGCTCGCCCACCTGCTCACCGCCGGTGGCGTGAAGTGCAACGCCTTCCTCGGAGGCATCGCGGCCAACTACGGCACCAATGTGCTGCTGCACGACGAGGCCACGGTGAACGTGGTGGAGGCCGACGAGTACGACCGCAGTTTCCTGCGCCTGCGACCCACCGAAGCCATCGTCACCGCCATGGATCCCGACCACCTGGACATCTATGGCACGGCCGAGGCCATGTTCACCGCCTACACCGAGTTCGCAGCGCTCTGCACAGGCACCATGCTCGTGCATGAACGCCTGGCGGAACGTTTCGCGGGCCGCGATGGTCTGCGCACTTATGCGCTGGGCGGCACCGGTACGCCGCGCGCTGAGAACCTGCGTGTGGAGCAGGGCGCGCACGTCTTCGATCTGGTGGCCGATGGACATCGCCTGGAAGGATTGAGCCTGGGCATGCCCGGCCGCCACAACGTGGAGAACGCCATCGCGGCGAGCGCCATGGCATTGCACGTGGGTGTGGACGAAGCGCGTTTGCGCGATGCGTTGTCCTCCTTCCGTGGCGTCTCGCGCCGCTTCGAGGTGCGGCTTCGTGGATCGCGTGGCGTGCTCATCGATGACTATGCGCACCACCCGGTGGAACTGGAAGCCTGCATAGCCAGCGTGCGCGAGCTGCATCCCGGCCGGCACGTCACGGGCATCTTCCAACCGCACCTGTTCAGCCGCACACGCGACCTGGCGCCCGATTTCGCCACCGCGCTCGCCAAGCTGGACGCCCTGATCCTGCTGGACATCTACCCGGCGCGCGAGGAACCCATCGAAGGCATCACCAGCGCGTGGCTTCTGGAGCGGGTATCCCTGGGTGACAAGACCGTTTGCGCACGAGTCGACCTGCTGGACCTGCTGCGTGCGCGTGACACCGACGTGGTGCTCACCCT is a window from the Flavobacteriales bacterium genome containing:
- a CDS encoding FtsW/RodA/SpoVE family cell cycle protein, whose translation is MTALLNRLPGDRVIWMTAIFLGLISLLAVYSSISSLAFTREGGSTTHFLVKHGLMLLSGGVIMFYAGRLRFGIWSRLSKLLIGLTAVLLLLTLVLGSNINDASRWITIPIINQSFQTSDLAKVVLITYLARVLGKHHGEPWTLRDVVLRLMLPIGVICGLILPANFSTAAVLFLTCLILMFVGQVPLKWIGVTVGAALAAMLTLVAVNEALGAIDPKLEFLPRVSTWEKRLRVHGDDGNVANYQVEHAKIAIASGGLLPNGPGSGASRNWLPHPYSDMIYAFIVEEYGSLFGGLGLILLYLILLFRAVRIAGRCPKPFGALAAVGLSLMLVLQAMVNMAVAVNLVPVTGQPLPLVSMGGTSIWFTCLAIGIVLSVSRAIETDPNTEDKHVRRARTAAA
- the murG gene encoding undecaprenyldiphospho-muramoylpentapeptide beta-N-acetylglucosaminyltransferase, yielding MSAVPAQQPLRVMIAGGGTGGHIFPAIAIANAVREREAGTDFLFVGAEGRMEMEKVPAAGYRIESLPIRGYQRGDPLRNLGLPWRLLRSMFKARRLVKRYRPHVAVGVGGYASGPLLAAAQRMGVPTLIQEQNSYPGRTNMLLAKRAQRICVAYAGMEKYFPKEKLLLTGNPVRQDVVRLAGKRPRGLEHFGLTDGKPVLFITGGSLGARGINHGVEAALAAWMTSGVQVIWQTGKPFFEQARKAVDALGYADCKVMAFVDRMDLAYAVADLVVARAGAISVSELCLVHKPAILVPLPTAAEDHQTHNARALTDRGAAVLLRDDEAVEKLGTTVLDLIRNKEALDRLALAIAGMGTHNAAEAIAAEVIRIAKR
- a CDS encoding UDP-N-acetylmuramate--L-alanine ligase; translation: MKDLRGHMLFFIGVGGIGMSGLARYFRRQGATVAGYDRTPSELTNQLQSEGIHVQFAEDHALIPDEFRDAPAEVMVVRTPAVPGDSPLLRWWEERGARILKRAEVLGMVTHDRRTVAVAGTHGKTTVSTMLAHLLTAGGVKCNAFLGGIAANYGTNVLLHDEATVNVVEADEYDRSFLRLRPTEAIVTAMDPDHLDIYGTAEAMFTAYTEFAALCTGTMLVHERLAERFAGRDGLRTYALGGTGTPRAENLRVEQGAHVFDLVADGHRLEGLSLGMPGRHNVENAIAASAMALHVGVDEARLRDALSSFRGVSRRFEVRLRGSRGVLIDDYAHHPVELEACIASVRELHPGRHVTGIFQPHLFSRTRDLAPDFATALAKLDALILLDIYPAREEPIEGITSAWLLERVSLGDKTVCARVDLLDLLRARDTDVVLTLGAGDIDRLVPSIESLLDQRSRPWT
- the murD gene encoding UDP-N-acetylmuramoyl-L-alanine--D-glutamate ligase, whose product is MKPLVVIGAQESGVGAARLAAQRGLDVFVSDAGAIKPRYREVLDAHGIPYEEGGHTAARVLSAGEIVKSPGVPDKAPMIAAARAQGIPVISEIELAYRYCKGSIVGITGSNGKTTTTLLTHHILSRAGLDVAVGGNVGNSFAALVADGDHAWYVVELSSFQLDGIRDFRPRIAMLLNITPDHLDRYDGRMERYVASKFRIAMNQGPDDHFIHGDDDAEVAAGMRIHPVAARRWPFSIEHPITEGACLKDDHIHITTNRTTFSMSITELALQGKHNVYNSMAAGIAARVLELRNEVVRESLSDFQNVEHRLEHVAQVNGIEFINDSKATNVNSAWYALESMDKPVIWVAGGEDKGNDYGALMELVRAKVKAIVCLGVDNAKLLKVFGPLGLPMPEARSAEQAVQAAYDLAEPGDVVLLSPACASYDLFENYEDRGRRFKAAVRAL